The DNA sequence TCCTCGTTTCGAACGTCGAGATCGCGGGAACCCGTCCGGCGTTTCGGGAGCGGCTGGCGACACGCATCGGGAGCGCGCTTGCGCGGCGGCGGGCCCGGTTGTCGCTCGACGACGTCCTCTCGAGCGCCAAATTCGCAGGGCGGCGCGAGGGAGCTCCGGCGAAGCTGAACACCCAGCCGCCGCGAATTGTCTTCGAGACCGAGCCCGCGATCCTCGTTACGTTCGACGGCGAGCCGCGATTCCGCGCCGTCGAGGGCTCTCGGCTCGAGCGAGCGCTCAATACGCCGTTCCTCGTGCTCCGGGATCCGGGCGGGGCGCTCTATCTCGACGGCGGCACCGTCTGGTTCCGCGCTTCGGACCCGAGAGGGCCGTGGACGCGGTCCGACGACGTTCCGGCGGAAGCCGTCCGGATCGCCCGACGGGATCGGGAAGAGAGTGGAGTCTCCGATGGCGAGGTCGAGCAGGCGAAGCGGTCGCCGGAAAAGCGCGTCCCGAAGATCCTCGTCGCGACCGAGCCGACCGAGCTGATCGTGTCGGACGGTCCTCCGCAATGGGCTCCGGCCGTGGCGGGCGAGCTCGAGACGCTCGCCAACTCCGATAGCGACGTTTTCCGCACTCTTCCGGACGGGCAGTACTGGGTCGTTCTCTCCGGACGCTGGTTCCGGAGCGAGTCGTATTCGGGACCCTGGACGTACGTCGAGGCCGGACGCCTCCCCGCCGGCTTCCGAAAGATTCCGGGCGACTCTCCGAGGGCGGAGGTCCTCGCCTTCGTGCCCGGTACCGAACCGGCGCGGGAGGCCGTCGCCGACGCGAACAAGCCGAGAACCGCCGCGGTGCGCCGGAGCGAAGCGCGCGTCGCGGTGACGTACGACGGCGAGCCCCGTTTCGAGGCCGTGCCGGGGACCCGCGTGGAGTACGCGCTCAACACGCCGGAGCAGGTGCTTCGAATCGCGGGACGCTATTACGTTTGCGATCAGGGAGTCTGGTTCACCTCCGCCGCGCCCGCAGGCCCGTGGGAGATCGCCGATTCGATTCCGGAGGAGGAGATCGG is a window from the Thermoanaerobaculia bacterium genome containing:
- a CDS encoding carbohydrate-binding family V/XII encodes the protein MRPLGRSRIVIPAIALLVSAALAAATPAAGPAVSGGPAPRNDSWPQKVLLGEAGTVFVDEPQAESLDGTKLTASGTLSLQRAGESEPTPGTARYEAEIQVDRTRRTVTLASILVSNVEIAGTRPAFRERLATRIGSALARRRARLSLDDVLSSAKFAGRREGAPAKLNTQPPRIVFETEPAILVTFDGEPRFRAVEGSRLERALNTPFLVLRDPGGALYLDGGTVWFRASDPRGPWTRSDDVPAEAVRIARRDREESGVSDGEVEQAKRSPEKRVPKILVATEPTELIVSDGPPQWAPAVAGELETLANSDSDVFRTLPDGQYWVVLSGRWFRSESYSGPWTYVEAGRLPAGFRKIPGDSPRAEVLAFVPGTEPAREAVADANKPRTAAVRRSEARVAVTYDGEPRFEAVPGTRVEYALNTPEQVLRIAGRYYVCDQGVWFTSAAPAGPWEIADSIPEEEIGTIPPESPVYNTRFVSVYDSTPEVVYEAYTPAYLGSYPYGGAVVFGTGWRYRPWWGAFYYPRPWTWGFHAMYAPWAGWGFGFGWRPAWAAFRFGFGFGWGARWCGPGAFFRPAFWAAGRGARFARNVGVSRNLYASGANSARAAATRPSGGMRASAPRASAVRKAGPSASARGAKGRGKVAAPRGKARPPKGGATKVGGRKR